A genomic window from Mesorhizobium sp. 131-2-1 includes:
- a CDS encoding phosphocholine cytidylyltransferase family protein, whose translation MPPAAPRKAVILAAGFGSRLRPLTDLCPKPLVEVNGTPILYNALWNLQTVGVEEVTIVVGYRKDAIRHACGERFGRLEINYVESSVFDKTGSAYSLWLARDTLLSGDCYLLEGDVFFEEDALRHLIRVEAANAAAVAPFDPSMEGSAVVLSSNGFISEVRLKQTAANLVSGTPVLFKMMNLIRFSGAELQTAIVPVLHDLIGSGAIKAYSEELLAHLIEQRGLQLAAARCDDLRWYEIDSEQDLRVAERIFAFERPHRHSADAPAAVAGVGG comes from the coding sequence ATGCCTCCCGCTGCTCCCAGGAAAGCCGTCATTCTCGCTGCCGGCTTCGGCTCCCGCCTGCGTCCGCTGACCGATCTGTGTCCCAAGCCCCTCGTCGAAGTCAACGGCACACCGATACTTTACAATGCACTGTGGAACCTTCAGACGGTGGGAGTTGAAGAGGTGACGATTGTTGTCGGCTATCGCAAGGATGCCATTCGCCATGCCTGTGGCGAACGCTTCGGTAGACTTGAAATCAACTATGTCGAGTCCTCGGTCTTCGACAAGACAGGGAGCGCCTACTCGCTCTGGCTGGCACGCGACACGCTTCTTTCCGGCGACTGTTATCTCCTCGAAGGTGACGTCTTCTTTGAAGAAGATGCGCTGCGCCACCTGATCAGGGTGGAGGCGGCCAATGCCGCCGCGGTCGCGCCCTTCGATCCATCCATGGAAGGGTCCGCGGTCGTCCTTTCCAGCAACGGCTTCATATCCGAAGTCCGGTTGAAGCAAACGGCGGCAAATCTGGTATCAGGCACCCCGGTGCTCTTCAAGATGATGAACCTCATCCGGTTCTCTGGCGCCGAACTCCAAACGGCGATCGTCCCGGTCCTCCACGACCTGATCGGCTCGGGCGCAATCAAAGCCTATAGCGAGGAGCTGCTCGCGCATCTCATCGAGCAGCGCGGACTGCAACTCGCCGCGGCGCGATGTGACGATTTGCGATGGTACGAGATCGACAGTGAACAGGACCTGCGGGTAGCGGAAAGGATTTTCGCCTTCGAGCGACCTCACAGACATAGTGCCGACGCGCCGGCCGCCGTGGCGGGGGTAGGAGGATGA